The following proteins come from a genomic window of Drosophila sulfurigaster albostrigata strain 15112-1811.04 chromosome X, ASM2355843v2, whole genome shotgun sequence:
- the LOC133848146 gene encoding uncharacterized protein LOC133848146 yields MSTLSDYLIRLLHRTKSLFLELFGQRKRSGAEGIEIEAIELEQVRAADVESSSQLNIDMEKEKEKKMELEMEMQQLHEKQQPQLNEDADDDDDDDDSDDSSNEVQYYSSFDPIVREL; encoded by the coding sequence atgtcGACACTATCTGACTATTTAATACGATTGCTGCATCGCACAAAATCGCTCTTCTTGGAGTTATTCGGACAACGTAAACGTTCCGGGGCAGAAGGCATCGAAATCGAGGCCATTGAATTGGAGCAAGTGAGGGCCGCAGATGTCGAGTCGAGTTCACAGTTGAATATTGAtatggagaaggagaaggagaagaagatggagctggagatggagatgcagcagctgcatgagaagcagcaaccacaactgAACGAGgacgctgatgatgatgatgacgatgatgactcGGACGATTCATCAAACGAGGTTCAATACTATAGTAGCTTTGATCCCATAGTACGCGAGTTGTAG